GCAACGGTGCAGGGGTATGCTCAATCACCTTTCCTCCTTCTAAACGTAACAAAGAACCCTGTTTCATTCCTTGAACTGCTGTTTCTACCGTTACATAAGAAACCGAAGCAATACTTGGTAAAGCCTCACCGCGAAATCCTAGTGTCCGAATACGGAATAAATCATCTCGGCTATGAATTTTACTTGTTGCATGACGTTTAAAGGCATTTTCAACGTCATCTTCCGCAATTCCTTCACCATTATCTGTAACTTGAATTTTTTTCAACCCAGCTTCTTCTACCAAAATATCAATTTGACTAGATCCTGCGTCAATCGCATTTTCAACTAATTCTTTTACTACTGATGCAGGACGCTCCACCACTTCACCAGCAGCAATTTGATTGGCAAGACGTTCAGATAACTCTTGAATTTTACCCATCGTCTGCCTCCTTTTCTAAATTCGTTTTTGCAACTCGTATAAAATATTTAACGCTTCTCGTGGCGTTGTATCTAATAAATCCAATTTTTTCAATGTGTCAATGACACCTAGCTCTTCTGTGGAAACTTCTTGGAATAATGAAATTTGTTCCACCTCTTCTGACACGCGATCTTTAGGTTTTACTGCAGTAGTTTCTTGTTTTTCCAAATGTTGCAAAATTGTTGCCGCTCGCTCCAATAAATCTGTTGGCAAACCTGCAATCTTAGCCACATGAATCCCATAACTCTTATCGGCAGCACCCTCCATCATTTTGTGTAAGAAAACGACTTCTCCTTCTTTTTCCACTGCTCCCACATGAATATTTCGTAACTTGGGCAATGCTTCATCCAAAATGGTTAATTCATGGTAATGAGTGGAAAAAAGGGTCTTAGCTTTTACGACTTTATGAATGTATTCAATAATAGCCTGTGCTAACGCCATACCATCATATGTTGCCGTTCCTCGCCCTAATTCATCAAATAAAACTAGACTGTTTGGCGTCGCATGTCTTAAGGCTTGGTTGGCTTCCATCATTTCGACCATGAAAGTACTTTGACCGGCAATTAAATCATCACTAGCACCAATCCGGGTAAAAATGCGATCAAAAATTGGAAGATTCGCGCTTTCTGCTGGTACAAAACTTCCGATTTGCGCCATAATAACAGTCAATGCTAACTGTCGCATATAAGTACTCTTCCCTGACATATTCGGTCCAGTAATCAAGAGAATCAAAGTTTCACGATCCATCACGATAGAATTGGGAATATATTCTTGATGGCCTAAAACTTTTTCCACAACAGGATGCCGCCCCTCTTTAATTGTTAATTCTTGTTTAGTATTTAAATTGGGGCGCACATACTGATAGCGCTCAGCAATTGTAGCAAAACTTTGCAATACATCTACACTACTAATCGCTTTAGCTAATTTCTGCAAACGCATGATAGCTTTTTTTACTTCTTCTCGTACAGCTAAAAAGAGTTGGTATTCTAAATCCACTGATTTTTCTTCAGCTTCTAAAATTTGCGTTTCTAATTTTTTTAATTCCGGGGTGATAAAACGTTCCGCATTAGCTAATGTTTGTTTTCTTTCATAACGTCCTTCTGCTAAATTAGCCAAGTTTGCCTTAGTAATTTCGATATAATAGCCAAAGACGCGATTAAAACCGACTTTCAGATTTTTAATTCCAGTAGCTTCTCGCTCGCTTGCCTCTAATTCCGCTAGCCATTGCTTACCATTACGCATAGCCAAGCGATATTGATCAAGTTGTTCATTAAAACCATCTTTGATGATATTCCCTTCTGTAATAGCTAAAGGAGCTTCTTCATCGATAGCTTCTTCGATTAAGCGAACCAAATCATCCATCGGCTCTAAGTCTAGTAATAAGTCATTCCAAGCGCCTTTATTAATTCCACTTAAAAGATTACGAATTTGCGGAACTTGCATTAAAGATGTTTTTAATTGGAGTAAATCACGCCCATTAACATTTCCAAACGCCACCCGTCCGGCTAAGCGTTCTAAATCATAAACTTTGGTTAGGGCTTCTTGTAAGTCCGCCCGCTCAAAATAACTATCTAATAACGACTGTACCATTTCTTGTCTTGTGTG
The genomic region above belongs to Enterococcus saigonensis and contains:
- the mutS gene encoding DNA mismatch repair protein MutS, which codes for MPQKTKNTPMMEQYLSIKANYQDAFLFYRLGDFYEMFYDDAIKAAQILELTLTSRNRNADEPIPMCGVPYHAAQGYIDTLIEQGYKVAICEQVEDPKTAKGMVKREVVQLVTPGTVMDAKGLAAKDNNFLTALSFNGENYGFAYVDLSTGELKAATLPDEEAVLNEASALQTKEIVFTSEIDEKLKKTLQERLNLVFSSQMEMTENAEFQFLTSELGEAVEKEVTGKLLCYLAETQKRSLAHIQKAESYQPDHYLKMDYYSKFNLELAQSIRTGKKHGTLLWLLDETKTAMGGRLLKQWLDRPLIQQKQIHTRQEMVQSLLDSYFERADLQEALTKVYDLERLAGRVAFGNVNGRDLLQLKTSLMQVPQIRNLLSGINKGAWNDLLLDLEPMDDLVRLIEEAIDEEAPLAITEGNIIKDGFNEQLDQYRLAMRNGKQWLAELEASEREATGIKNLKVGFNRVFGYYIEITKANLANLAEGRYERKQTLANAERFITPELKKLETQILEAEEKSVDLEYQLFLAVREEVKKAIMRLQKLAKAISSVDVLQSFATIAERYQYVRPNLNTKQELTIKEGRHPVVEKVLGHQEYIPNSIVMDRETLILLITGPNMSGKSTYMRQLALTVIMAQIGSFVPAESANLPIFDRIFTRIGASDDLIAGQSTFMVEMMEANQALRHATPNSLVLFDELGRGTATYDGMALAQAIIEYIHKVVKAKTLFSTHYHELTILDEALPKLRNIHVGAVEKEGEVVFLHKMMEGAADKSYGIHVAKIAGLPTDLLERAATILQHLEKQETTAVKPKDRVSEEVEQISLFQEVSTEELGVIDTLKKLDLLDTTPREALNILYELQKRI